GACGATCGCCCGCATTTTTCAAGGATTCAGCGCTTCGGCTATTACAAGTGTGAACACGGCGCAGTTACGATATATTTATCCGAAAAGCCAGCTCGGACGCGGAATGGGAATTAATGCCATGGTAGTAGCGATCTCTGCCGCCGCAGGACCTTCCGTAGCCAGCGGGATTCTTTCCATTGCCAGTTGGCACTGGCTGTTCGCGATCAACGTACCCTTGGGAATTACGGCATTAGTGCTGGGTATGAAGCATTTACCGAGACAAGAAGAACGCACGAAACGAAAGTTCGATACGATCAGTGCCATAGCCAATGCTATTACTTTCGGATTACTGATTTACACGCTGGACGGATTCGCACATCACGAAAAAATGGATTTTCTTTTCATCCAATTAATTGTTCTCGTGGTGGTGGGTACTTATTACGTGCGCCGTCAACTCAGCCAAGCCACTCCGTTACTACCCTTGGACCTATTACGTATCCCTATTTTCCGACTGTCTATCCTGACCTCCATTTGTTCGTTTATCGCGCAAATGTCGGCAATGGTTTCTTTACCCTTTTTCCTGCAAAACACCTTGGGACACAGTGAAGTTATGACAGGACTCCTGCTAACCCCGTGGCCGTTGGCGACCCTCGTCACTGCTCCTTTGGCGGGATACCTGGTGGAACGGATTCATCCGGGAATATTAGGAAGCGTCGGTATGGTGCTGTTTGCCGTGGGGCTTTTCTCCCTGTCCGGCCTGACTGCCGAGTCCTCCGATATCAGCTTAATCCTACGGCTGATGCTATGTGGTGCAGGTTTCGGGCTTTTTCAGACACCGAACAACAGTACAATTATTTCTTCTGCTCCGACGAAACGTTCGGGAGGAGCAAGCGGAATGCTGGGTATGGCACGCCTGTTGGGACAGACATCGGGAACTACGCTCGTCGCATTACTTTTCAGTTTCGTTATTCCAGGTAAAAGCACGGCGGTCTGCCTGATAGTAGGAAGCATATTTGCAGTGGTAGCGGCAATCGTTAGTAGTTTGAGACTTTCGCAACCTTCTACATTAAAAAACAATTCATAAATTGAGGCCGGCACGATAGGTGGGCTACTACTGACCTTCTACCGGCCTCGCAGCAAAAAAATCAATATTCCGTTTCACGAATCACCTCTACCAGCCGGCAGAAATCCTCCGGATATACGTCACCGATGTTTCCGATACGGAAAGTGTCGGCTTTTGAGATTTTGCCCGGATAGATGACGAACCCTTTGCTTTTCAGTGCCAGATAGAAAGCCTTAAAGTCAAAATCCTTATGCGGGTAAAGGAAAGAAGTGATAATCGGTGACTGAATAGCGTCGTCGAGCAAAGTTTGGAAACCGAGAGAACGCATCCCTTCTACTAATATACGATGATTTTCGCAATAACGCTGGTAACGTGCTTCTACCCCTCCTTCTTCGAGAAGTTCGGCCAACGCCTGTTTGAAAGCGCGGACTACATGAGTAGGAGAAGTGAAGCGCCATTTTCCATGCCCTTTTTCCATAGTTTCCCATTGGTCGTAGATGTCCAGAGAAAGAGAGCGGGCCACCCCCTTGCAACGCATCAATTCCGAACGGCGGGCAATGATAAACCCGAATCCGGGTACGCCTTGAATACATTTGTTGGAACTGCTGATAAGAAAGTCAATTCCTAATTCATTTACATCCAACGGAATTCCTCCGAAGCTGCTCATGCAGTCAACAATCAGTTTCTTGCCATGCATTTTGACGATGTGGGACAACTCTTTGATAGGGTTCAAAATTCCCGTAGTCGTTTCACAATGTACAAAAGCCACATGAGTGACATCGGAATTATTGCTCAAATAGTCGTCTACATATTCCACAGATACCTGCTCTGTTTCTTCAAAAGCGAGCATATCATAATCGAGGTGATAATATTCGGCAATATTACCCATGCGGTCTCCGTAAGCGCCGTTGCTGCAAATCAGAAGTTTGTCTTTCGGAGTGATAGTGGCGCCAAGTACAGCTTCCACGCAATAGGTCCCGCTTCCCTGCAAAAGTACAGAAGTATAATCTTTAATATTCTTTGTGGCAATGCTCACCAGATCTTTGCGCAATTCCTGAACAATGCCGAGGTTATAATCTTCGTCCCATGTACACCAGTCAGTCATCATGGTTTCTTTTACTGTTTCAGACGTGGTCAGAGGAC
The nucleotide sequence above comes from Bacteroides caccae. Encoded proteins:
- a CDS encoding MFS transporter translates to MIQSVNPAPTDETDGLPMPRRIWAVISVGFALCMSVLDVNIINIVLPTLSHDFGTSPAVTTWIINGYQLAIVVSLLSFSALGEIIGYRKVYLSGIGLFCITSLICALSDSFWTLTIARIFQGFSASAITSVNTAQLRYIYPKSQLGRGMGINAMVVAISAAAGPSVASGILSIASWHWLFAINVPLGITALVLGMKHLPRQEERTKRKFDTISAIANAITFGLLIYTLDGFAHHEKMDFLFIQLIVLVVVGTYYVRRQLSQATPLLPLDLLRIPIFRLSILTSICSFIAQMSAMVSLPFFLQNTLGHSEVMTGLLLTPWPLATLVTAPLAGYLVERIHPGILGSVGMVLFAVGLFSLSGLTAESSDISLILRLMLCGAGFGLFQTPNNSTIISSAPTKRSGGASGMLGMARLLGQTSGTTLVALLFSFVIPGKSTAVCLIVGSIFAVVAAIVSSLRLSQPSTLKNNS
- a CDS encoding 2-aminoethylphosphonate--pyruvate transaminase encodes the protein MKPYLLLTPGPLTTSETVKETMMTDWCTWDEDYNLGIVQELRKDLVSIATKNIKDYTSVLLQGSGTYCVEAVLGATITPKDKLLICSNGAYGDRMGNIAEYYHLDYDMLAFEETEQVSVEYVDDYLSNNSDVTHVAFVHCETTTGILNPIKELSHIVKMHGKKLIVDCMSSFGGIPLDVNELGIDFLISSSNKCIQGVPGFGFIIARRSELMRCKGVARSLSLDIYDQWETMEKGHGKWRFTSPTHVVRAFKQALAELLEEGGVEARYQRYCENHRILVEGMRSLGFQTLLDDAIQSPIITSFLYPHKDFDFKAFYLALKSKGFVIYPGKISKADTFRIGNIGDVYPEDFCRLVEVIRETEY